The region AGGCCACGCCGAGGTAGTGCAAATAAAATTCGATCCATCCGAACTCTCGTTCGCCGATCTTTTGCGCGTCTTTTTCACCGTTCACGACCCGACGCAGCTAAACCGTCAGGGCAACGACATTGGCACGTCGTATCGCTCCGCGATCTTTTATCATTCCGAAGAACAGAAACGCACCGCCGAAGAAGTCATCGCCGAGATCACCGCAGAAGACATCTACGACAAGCCGATCGTCACCGAGGTCACCGCCTTTGGAAAATTCTGGCCGGGCGAGGATTATCATCAAGAGTATTTCGCAAATAACCCTGCACAACCTTACTGTGCTGCTGTCGTTGCACCTAAAGTAGCAAAGTTTCGCCAGAAATTTGCCGCACGGCTGAAAAAGTAGCTGTTTAGAATTGTTAAATTTTGTTTGACAGTTTTG is a window of Chloracidobacterium sp. DNA encoding:
- the msrA gene encoding peptide-methionine (S)-S-oxide reductase MsrA, giving the protein MTNANLETATLAAGCFWCVEAVFDDLKGVEDVVSGYSGGHTENPTYQQVCSETTGHAEVVQIKFDPSELSFADLLRVFFTVHDPTQLNRQGNDIGTSYRSAIFYHSEEQKRTAEEVIAEITAEDIYDKPIVTEVTAFGKFWPGEDYHQEYFANNPAQPYCAAVVAPKVAKFRQKFAARLKK